In Afipia sp. GAS231, a single window of DNA contains:
- a CDS encoding 3-hydroxyacyl-CoA dehydrogenase NAD-binding domain-containing protein, whose product MATAQQDILNRYSKVTVIGAGVIGASWTALFLAHGLAVVVNDPRPDVETIVRDYIRNNLSTLGELGLPTDNLEKRLSFEADLERSVTGADLVQENGPERIEFKQDLWARIGKVVGEHALMLSSSSAKTATEQALKMSRPERLLVGHPFNPPHLIPLVEVVPGEKTSPEAVDDAVAFYAALGKVPRVVRKEMPGFVANRLQRAIFRECCYLVIQGVVKVDELDDIVTSSIGLRWAADGPFRSFHLGGGAGGFKSFFKQFGPGLNEAWKNMAAVDLDEAAQDKIIAQAEASFAAQPPEQLESERDAKQLAIIRALRDVQAGK is encoded by the coding sequence ATGGCCACAGCTCAACAGGATATTCTGAACCGATATTCGAAGGTTACGGTGATCGGCGCCGGCGTCATTGGCGCGTCGTGGACGGCGCTGTTTCTGGCGCACGGTCTGGCGGTGGTTGTCAACGATCCGCGCCCGGATGTCGAAACCATCGTCCGCGATTATATCCGCAACAATCTGTCGACGCTTGGGGAGCTAGGGCTGCCGACCGATAACCTGGAAAAGCGGCTGAGCTTCGAGGCCGATCTCGAACGCTCGGTGACAGGCGCCGATCTGGTTCAGGAAAACGGACCGGAGCGGATCGAGTTCAAACAGGACTTATGGGCGCGCATCGGCAAGGTCGTTGGAGAGCACGCGCTGATGCTTTCGTCGAGCTCCGCCAAGACTGCGACGGAGCAGGCGTTGAAGATGTCCCGGCCCGAGCGGCTGCTGGTGGGGCATCCCTTCAACCCGCCCCATTTGATACCATTGGTCGAAGTCGTGCCCGGCGAGAAGACGAGCCCGGAGGCGGTGGATGACGCGGTCGCGTTCTACGCCGCACTCGGCAAGGTGCCGCGCGTCGTGCGCAAGGAAATGCCCGGCTTCGTTGCCAACCGCCTGCAACGGGCGATTTTCCGGGAATGCTGCTACCTCGTTATCCAGGGCGTCGTCAAAGTCGATGAACTCGACGACATCGTGACCAGTTCGATCGGCCTGCGCTGGGCGGCGGACGGCCCGTTCCGCTCGTTCCATCTCGGTGGCGGCGCGGGTGGGTTCAAATCGTTCTTCAAGCAGTTCGGTCCGGGTCTCAACGAGGCCTGGAAGAACATGGCGGCTGTCGATCTGGACGAGGCGGCGCAGGACAAGATCATCGCGCAGGCCGAGGCATCCTTTGCCGCGCAACCTCCCGAGCAGCTCGAGAGTGAACGCGACGCCAAGCAACTGGCGATCATCCGCGCGCTTAGGGACGTGCAGGCGGGCAAATAA
- a CDS encoding ABC transporter substrate-binding protein, with product MLTAAGTVAPAQTQGISDGTVKIGVLTDMAGLFSDIAGAGAVTAAQMAIDDFVENEKPSFKVELVSADHQNKPDIATGIARQWYDTGNVDMITDVINSGVALAVSSVAESKNRMLIVTGSGSTRLTNEQCSPNAISYTWDTYSYANGQSRIVKSLGLDTWYFVAVDYALGKSLVAEASDAIARSGGKVVGTVYHPISTTDLSSFLLQAQASKAKVIGFANAGADLLNSIKSAQDFGITPGQTIVPLVGTITEVNALGAAATQGMILVEPFYWDLDDLSRQWSRRFFAKFGKMPNFVQAGAYSAVTSYLKAVQAVKTDEAGAVMKQLKSTPINDMFARNGKIRADGRMVHDMYLVQVKTPREVKEKWDYYNVKEIIPGDEAFQPLSTSRCRLVTQ from the coding sequence ATGCTGACGGCTGCCGGCACGGTCGCGCCTGCGCAAACGCAAGGCATTTCCGACGGCACGGTCAAGATCGGTGTCCTCACCGACATGGCCGGCCTGTTCTCCGATATCGCCGGCGCCGGCGCGGTCACCGCAGCGCAGATGGCGATCGATGATTTCGTCGAGAACGAGAAGCCCTCGTTCAAGGTCGAGTTGGTCTCGGCCGACCACCAGAACAAGCCGGACATCGCCACCGGCATCGCACGGCAATGGTACGATACCGGCAACGTCGACATGATCACCGACGTAATCAATTCCGGCGTAGCGCTGGCCGTCTCGAGCGTCGCGGAAAGCAAGAACCGGATGTTGATCGTTACCGGCTCGGGCTCGACCCGGCTGACCAACGAGCAGTGTTCGCCCAACGCCATCAGCTACACATGGGATACCTATTCCTACGCCAACGGCCAGTCGCGCATCGTGAAGTCGCTCGGCCTCGACACCTGGTATTTCGTCGCGGTCGACTATGCGCTTGGCAAGTCGTTGGTGGCGGAAGCGTCCGATGCGATTGCCCGCTCCGGCGGGAAAGTGGTCGGCACGGTCTACCACCCGATCAGCACCACCGATCTATCCTCGTTCCTTCTGCAGGCGCAAGCCTCGAAGGCCAAGGTGATCGGGTTCGCCAATGCCGGCGCAGACCTGTTGAATTCGATCAAGTCGGCACAGGATTTCGGCATCACGCCGGGCCAGACCATCGTGCCGCTGGTCGGCACCATCACCGAGGTCAATGCGCTTGGTGCCGCGGCGACGCAGGGCATGATCCTGGTCGAGCCGTTCTACTGGGACCTCGATGATCTCTCGCGGCAGTGGAGCCGGCGCTTCTTCGCCAAATTCGGCAAGATGCCGAACTTCGTGCAAGCTGGCGCCTATTCAGCAGTGACGAGCTACTTGAAAGCCGTGCAGGCGGTGAAGACCGACGAAGCGGGCGCAGTCATGAAGCAGCTCAAGTCTACGCCGATCAACGACATGTTCGCGCGCAACGGCAAGATCCGCGCCGACGGCCGCATGGTCCACGACATGTACCTAGTGCAGGTGAAGACACCTCGAGAGGTCAAGGAGAAGTGGGACTATTACAACGTGAAAGAGATCATCCCGGGCGATGAAGCTTTCCAACCACTCTCTACCAGCAGATGCCGGCTTGTGACCCAATGA
- a CDS encoding GNAT family N-acetyltransferase: MSEVQRTYPQNVDCNGVDVRLDMMSAGDEQDVLAFARSLPEKDLLFMRRDIRQAKVVAAWSELIEQGRLASLLAWSGDKVVGCTALIVDPLSWSPHVGELRVIVSRDMRGLGLGRVMIQEGFAMALSKGLEKLVAQMTIDQQSAIAVFEGLGFRGEALMRNHVKDADGGKHDIVLLSHDVARVQSQMEAYGLTDAF; encoded by the coding sequence ATGAGCGAAGTGCAGCGAACGTATCCGCAAAATGTCGACTGCAATGGTGTCGACGTTCGATTGGACATGATGTCGGCTGGCGACGAGCAGGACGTCCTCGCCTTCGCGCGGTCGCTGCCGGAGAAGGACCTTCTCTTCATGCGCCGGGACATCCGGCAGGCGAAGGTAGTGGCAGCCTGGTCCGAACTAATCGAGCAGGGGCGACTGGCAAGCCTGCTGGCCTGGAGCGGTGACAAGGTGGTAGGCTGCACCGCGCTTATCGTCGACCCCCTTTCGTGGTCACCCCATGTCGGCGAGCTTCGTGTGATCGTCAGCCGTGACATGAGAGGGCTTGGGCTCGGCCGGGTAATGATCCAGGAGGGGTTCGCAATGGCTCTTTCCAAAGGGCTCGAAAAGCTCGTCGCACAGATGACCATCGATCAACAATCGGCCATTGCCGTATTTGAAGGTCTCGGGTTTCGCGGCGAGGCGCTGATGCGCAATCACGTGAAAGATGCCGATGGCGGAAAGCACGACATCGTTCTTCTTAGTCATGACGTCGCGAGGGTTCAATCGCAAATGGAAGCGTATGGATTGACCGACGCGTTCTAG
- a CDS encoding acetoacetate decarboxylase: MKKEDVLKQYTTPTGAPAFVPGPHRFTSREYLNITYRTDREALLKQVPEPLEVDEPLVRFEVMNMPDTTGYGSYVECGQAAVVRHKDEVGEYIIGMYLDNLPAIAAGRELSAFPKKLGSAKLFVDSDTLVGTLDYGTLSVARATMGYKHKPMDLEKARQEICVPTFMLKILPSYTKRPRICELVRTEITNISVKGAWRGPARLQLFEHVLAPLADLPVREIISATHILTDLTLSPAVVIYDYLTDSAPSAGPGE; the protein is encoded by the coding sequence ATGAAAAAAGAGGACGTGCTCAAGCAGTACACGACGCCGACGGGAGCTCCGGCTTTTGTTCCAGGCCCGCATCGCTTCACATCGCGCGAGTATCTAAACATCACCTACCGGACGGACCGGGAGGCTCTCCTCAAGCAGGTTCCCGAACCCCTGGAAGTCGACGAGCCGCTGGTGCGCTTCGAAGTGATGAACATGCCCGACACCACCGGCTATGGCTCATATGTCGAATGTGGGCAGGCGGCGGTCGTGCGGCACAAGGACGAAGTCGGCGAATACATCATCGGGATGTATCTCGACAACCTGCCGGCAATTGCCGCTGGCCGCGAACTCAGTGCTTTCCCGAAGAAGCTCGGTTCGGCGAAGCTGTTCGTCGATTCCGATACGCTGGTTGGAACGCTGGATTACGGCACGCTCAGCGTCGCCCGTGCGACGATGGGCTACAAGCACAAGCCGATGGATCTGGAGAAGGCGCGGCAGGAAATCTGCGTCCCCACCTTCATGCTGAAAATTCTTCCGAGCTATACGAAACGCCCGCGCATTTGCGAACTGGTTCGCACCGAGATCACCAACATCTCCGTGAAGGGCGCGTGGCGCGGACCGGCCCGGCTGCAACTGTTCGAGCACGTGCTGGCGCCGCTTGCGGATCTTCCCGTCCGCGAGATCATTTCGGCCACGCATATCCTGACCGATCTCACGCTTTCGCCGGCCGTTGTCATCTACGACTATCTCACCGACAGCGCGCCTTCGGCCGGTCCAGGGGAATAG
- a CDS encoding MFS transporter encodes MAMHATGVRTVPSADKEPIAVTRLFSKIGWRILPFLILCYMIAFLDRINIGYAQLQMKQTLTFSDATYGFGAGIFFVGYFLFEVPSNLLLERIGVRKTLLRIMFTWGIVACAMAFVQTPVQFYIARFLLGVLEAGFFPGIILYLTYWYPSARRGQIIAMFMTATAIASVIAGPLSGATMKYFNDIEGWHGWQWLFISQGVPASILGLVAYFYLQDKPEDAKWLSTEEKTALRFQLDHDHKDVETAHHAGFFQMLKDPKVYGLAFTYFLLLGATYTMVFWIPSLIKSWGVADLLHVGLLATLPQIAGIIGTILMGRHSDKTRERRWHYATCVAVAAVGLLAITFSNGNLLASIIGLTLAGLGFISATPLFFTTITEYLSKASAAGGIALISSLGNLGPAVAPSLTGYISATTGSSLYSTYLIVGAYLLSGLLLLIIVKAADPTEVLNEPAIETGLTS; translated from the coding sequence ATGGCTATGCACGCAACCGGCGTCCGTACGGTTCCTTCTGCTGACAAGGAGCCAATTGCCGTCACAAGGCTGTTCTCCAAGATAGGCTGGCGGATTCTACCCTTCCTGATTCTTTGTTACATGATCGCGTTCCTGGATCGCATCAATATCGGATATGCCCAGCTTCAAATGAAGCAGACGCTGACTTTCAGCGATGCGACTTACGGCTTCGGCGCGGGCATATTCTTCGTCGGCTACTTCCTGTTCGAAGTACCCAGCAACCTGCTGCTCGAGCGCATCGGGGTTCGCAAGACCCTGCTACGCATCATGTTCACCTGGGGCATTGTCGCTTGTGCAATGGCATTCGTGCAGACGCCGGTGCAATTCTATATCGCACGGTTCCTGCTTGGCGTGCTCGAAGCGGGCTTCTTTCCGGGCATCATACTCTATCTGACATACTGGTACCCCTCAGCGCGGCGCGGCCAGATCATCGCGATGTTCATGACCGCAACGGCCATCGCGTCCGTGATTGCCGGCCCGCTTTCCGGCGCAACGATGAAATATTTCAACGACATCGAGGGTTGGCACGGCTGGCAGTGGCTCTTCATTTCCCAAGGCGTGCCAGCGTCAATCCTCGGTCTCGTCGCTTACTTCTATCTTCAGGACAAACCTGAAGACGCCAAGTGGCTGAGCACCGAGGAAAAAACAGCGCTGCGCTTCCAGCTCGACCACGATCACAAGGACGTCGAGACCGCTCACCACGCCGGGTTCTTCCAGATGCTGAAAGATCCGAAAGTCTACGGCCTCGCCTTCACCTACTTTCTGCTGCTGGGCGCGACCTACACCATGGTGTTCTGGATTCCCTCGCTGATCAAAAGCTGGGGCGTCGCCGATCTGTTGCACGTCGGACTGCTCGCCACCTTGCCGCAGATTGCAGGCATCATCGGCACGATTCTGATGGGACGTCACTCGGACAAGACCAGAGAGCGGCGATGGCACTACGCCACCTGCGTAGCCGTCGCGGCAGTCGGCTTGTTGGCCATCACATTTTCCAACGGCAATTTATTGGCATCGATCATAGGCTTGACGCTCGCCGGCCTCGGGTTCATTTCGGCGACGCCTTTGTTCTTCACCACCATCACCGAGTACCTGTCCAAGGCGAGCGCCGCCGGCGGCATCGCGCTCATAAGCAGCCTCGGCAATCTGGGCCCGGCCGTCGCACCTTCCCTCACGGGCTACATTTCCGCGACGACGGGCAGCTCGCTCTACAGCACCTATCTTATTGTGGGAGCCTACCTGCTGTCCGGCTTGCTGTTGCTGATAATCGTAAAGGCTGCGGACCCAACCGAGGTCCTGAACGAACCAGCTATCGAGACCGGATTGACGTCTTAA
- a CDS encoding SDR family oxidoreductase, which translates to MKIEELFSVRGKVALVTGGSRGLGEMIARAYVENGAKVYITARRAEACEALAKELSQFGECIAIPADLSRMEEIARLAGELHKREKKLDILVNNAGASWGATFAEFPENGWDKVMDLNVKSVFFLTQSLLDLLEAAGSANSYSRVINIGSIEGIRTSHLEAYSYAASKAGVNHLTRIMAKFLAPKHIAVNAIAPGYFPSKMTDAIDEHGAKEVVDDAPMKRMGHADDLAGIAIYLASRASGFVCGAVIPVDGGLATTA; encoded by the coding sequence ATGAAAATCGAAGAGCTGTTCTCGGTCCGGGGGAAGGTGGCCCTGGTCACCGGCGGGAGTCGCGGTCTCGGCGAAATGATCGCCCGCGCCTACGTCGAAAACGGCGCCAAGGTCTATATCACCGCCCGGCGCGCCGAGGCCTGCGAGGCGCTTGCAAAGGAGCTGTCGCAGTTCGGCGAATGCATTGCGATCCCGGCGGATCTGTCACGGATGGAAGAGATTGCTCGGCTGGCCGGCGAGCTGCACAAGCGGGAGAAGAAGCTCGATATTCTCGTTAACAATGCCGGCGCAAGCTGGGGCGCGACCTTCGCCGAGTTCCCCGAGAATGGTTGGGACAAGGTGATGGATCTCAACGTGAAGTCGGTATTCTTCCTGACCCAGAGTCTGCTCGACCTGCTGGAAGCGGCAGGATCGGCGAATTCCTACTCGCGGGTGATCAACATCGGTTCGATCGAGGGCATCCGGACGTCGCATCTCGAAGCCTACTCATATGCGGCGTCGAAAGCAGGCGTGAACCACCTGACGCGCATCATGGCAAAGTTTCTCGCGCCAAAGCACATTGCGGTCAACGCAATTGCGCCTGGCTACTTCCCGTCGAAAATGACCGATGCGATCGATGAGCATGGTGCCAAGGAAGTCGTCGACGATGCGCCCATGAAACGCATGGGACATGCGGACGATCTCGCGGGCATTGCGATCTACCTCGCCTCGCGAGCCAGCGGCTTCGTCTGCGGTGCGGTCATTCCGGTCGACGGTGGTTTGGCCACGACGGCGTAA
- a CDS encoding phasin family protein, producing the protein MADKTVMDMFADMAKQINLPKIDYDAFLDIHRKNIEALQKSASTLSDGGRAVFAKQQEILTEVAREARQQIADFKPVGSPTEVAAKQAELVRRVFEATVRNTKDVAELVRTSGSEAPKIILERMRESVAEARAAVESGRA; encoded by the coding sequence ATGGCCGACAAGACCGTCATGGATATGTTCGCCGACATGGCCAAGCAGATTAATTTGCCGAAGATCGATTATGACGCGTTTCTCGACATCCATCGCAAGAACATTGAGGCACTGCAAAAATCTGCTTCAACCCTGTCTGACGGCGGGCGTGCCGTCTTCGCAAAGCAGCAGGAGATCCTGACGGAGGTGGCGCGGGAGGCACGGCAACAGATCGCTGACTTCAAGCCGGTCGGTTCACCCACAGAAGTCGCAGCCAAGCAGGCGGAGTTGGTGCGACGCGTTTTTGAGGCGACGGTCAGGAATACCAAGGATGTCGCCGAACTGGTCCGGACGTCAGGCAGCGAAGCGCCGAAGATTATTCTTGAGCGCATGCGTGAGAGCGTTGCCGAGGCGCGGGCGGCCGTGGAGTCAGGAAGAGCCTGA
- a CDS encoding fatty acid--CoA ligase: protein MPDSLIEWTPSAYKYPLLIKQLLHAPMLHALDREIVYRDVGRYTYRDLKERIGRLATALALKGVVHGDVVGVLDWDSHRYLECYFAIPMMGATLQTVNVRLSPEQVLFTLNHARPKLLLVNVEFLPLVEQLRDKLETVEGIIVMTDDDGSPKISDGFAGNYEALLAASGANFEFPDFDENTRATMFYTTGTTGVPKGVYFSHRQLVLHTLIDLVGFGSPAVQGRFHREDVYMPITPMFHVHGWGLPYAATAAGVKQVYPGRYQPELLLNLIKTEGVTFSHCVPTILQMLLSAPNSGDVDLSKLKMVIGGAALSKALAKAAMQRGIDIFAGYGMSESGPILTIAQLREHELTGNLDEEVELRTKTGTPVPLVDFRIVDGHMKDVAHDGRTAGEIVVRAPWLTMGYLNNPSSSEKLWEGGYLHTGDIGTMTANGVVQITDRIKDVIKTGGEWISSIELEDILLQMPGLSEAAIIGIADAKWGERPLAILVARQAGSVDNATVQKHVKAYADKGVISRFAIPDKIMFVDALDKTSVGKIDKKVLRAKYGDG, encoded by the coding sequence ATGCCGGATTCACTGATCGAATGGACGCCCTCGGCCTACAAGTATCCGTTGCTGATCAAGCAGTTGCTGCACGCGCCAATGCTGCATGCTCTGGATCGGGAGATCGTCTATCGGGACGTCGGCCGATATACCTATCGCGACTTGAAGGAGCGAATCGGCCGCCTGGCAACTGCACTCGCCTTGAAAGGCGTCGTTCACGGCGACGTCGTCGGAGTGCTGGATTGGGATAGCCACCGCTACCTTGAGTGCTATTTCGCGATTCCGATGATGGGGGCGACCCTGCAGACGGTTAATGTGAGGCTTTCGCCCGAGCAGGTGCTTTTCACTCTGAACCACGCGCGGCCAAAGCTGTTGCTGGTCAATGTCGAGTTCCTGCCGCTGGTCGAACAGCTGCGCGACAAGCTCGAAACCGTCGAAGGCATTATCGTGATGACCGACGACGACGGCAGCCCGAAAATAAGCGATGGATTTGCCGGGAATTATGAAGCATTGCTCGCAGCCAGCGGAGCTAACTTCGAGTTTCCTGATTTTGACGAGAATACCCGCGCAACCATGTTCTATACGACAGGAACGACGGGCGTTCCGAAAGGGGTCTATTTTAGCCACCGTCAGCTCGTGCTACATACCCTGATCGACTTGGTTGGCTTCGGGTCCCCGGCAGTGCAGGGACGATTTCACCGCGAAGACGTCTATATGCCAATCACGCCAATGTTCCACGTCCATGGCTGGGGACTGCCCTATGCGGCGACGGCCGCCGGTGTGAAGCAGGTTTATCCCGGCCGGTATCAGCCCGAACTTCTCCTGAACCTGATCAAGACCGAGGGCGTCACTTTCAGCCATTGTGTGCCGACGATCCTGCAAATGCTGTTGTCCGCACCCAATAGCGGGGACGTCGATCTTTCCAAACTGAAAATGGTGATCGGCGGTGCAGCACTCTCAAAGGCGCTGGCCAAGGCTGCGATGCAGCGCGGTATCGATATTTTTGCCGGTTACGGCATGTCGGAATCCGGTCCCATCCTGACGATAGCGCAGCTAAGGGAGCATGAGCTGACCGGAAACCTCGACGAAGAGGTCGAGCTTCGCACCAAAACCGGGACGCCGGTGCCGTTAGTCGACTTCCGCATCGTCGATGGCCACATGAAAGATGTCGCTCACGACGGGCGAACCGCAGGAGAAATCGTCGTCCGCGCACCGTGGCTCACGATGGGATATCTTAATAACCCTTCTTCTTCGGAAAAGCTCTGGGAAGGCGGTTATCTGCATACCGGCGACATCGGCACCATGACCGCGAACGGCGTCGTCCAGATCACCGACCGCATCAAAGATGTGATCAAGACGGGGGGGGAGTGGATCTCGTCGATAGAGCTCGAGGACATCCTGCTCCAGATGCCAGGCTTGAGCGAGGCGGCGATCATCGGCATTGCGGATGCAAAATGGGGCGAGCGACCGCTCGCCATCCTGGTCGCACGGCAAGCCGGCAGTGTCGACAATGCAACCGTGCAAAAGCACGTCAAAGCGTATGCCGATAAAGGTGTCATTTCGCGCTTTGCCATTCCAGACAAGATCATGTTTGTCGACGCGCTCGACAAGACAAGCGTCGGCAAGATCGACAAGAAGGTGCTGCGCGCCAAATACGGCGACGGCTGA
- a CDS encoding CaiB/BaiF CoA-transferase family protein, whose amino-acid sequence MGLLFEGLKVIDCGSFIAAPAAATILSDFGADVVKIEPPGAGDPYRHLTKLPGHPKSDQNYAWMLGSRNKRSLAVDMGKPEGRAAVQRLASQADVFITNYPAAVRKKLGIGYEALAALNDRLIYASFSGYGENGAEATKPGFDVTAWWARSGLMDTVRASSEAVPVRPANGMGDHSAGFTLYSGIVMALYQRQNTGKGTEVSSSLVANGLWANGYNAQAALCGATFTDRPAREVAFNALTNYYKCRDGRWLILTILNEEKQWPEFMKCLDRGDLTEDPRFAKKADRLTRSHELIALLDKEFAKFDRPELRKRLTERGIVFDVVATPEDIPSDQQLLDNDILIPFVDSETRTINSPIALRGVDKAQPRMPPSVGQHSDEVLKEAGYDAAAIAQMRAAGAIG is encoded by the coding sequence ATGGGACTTTTGTTCGAGGGTTTGAAGGTGATCGATTGCGGCAGCTTCATCGCAGCGCCGGCAGCGGCCACGATTCTGTCCGACTTCGGCGCCGATGTTGTCAAGATCGAGCCGCCGGGGGCAGGGGATCCTTACCGGCATCTCACCAAGCTTCCCGGCCATCCGAAGAGCGACCAGAACTATGCGTGGATGCTCGGTTCGCGCAACAAGCGCAGCCTCGCGGTCGATATGGGGAAGCCCGAAGGCAGGGCCGCGGTCCAGCGTCTCGCCTCGCAAGCCGATGTGTTCATCACCAACTATCCCGCCGCGGTCCGCAAGAAGCTTGGCATCGGCTATGAAGCGCTGGCGGCGCTGAACGACCGGCTGATCTACGCGTCGTTCTCCGGCTATGGTGAGAACGGCGCCGAGGCGACCAAGCCGGGCTTCGATGTCACGGCATGGTGGGCGCGGTCGGGTTTGATGGACACCGTTCGCGCGTCGTCGGAAGCGGTGCCGGTGCGGCCCGCGAACGGCATGGGCGATCACTCTGCCGGCTTCACGCTCTATTCGGGCATCGTGATGGCGCTTTATCAGCGCCAGAATACGGGGAAAGGCACCGAGGTCTCGTCGTCGCTGGTGGCGAACGGGCTCTGGGCCAACGGCTACAACGCGCAGGCGGCCTTGTGCGGCGCGACCTTCACGGACCGTCCGGCGCGCGAAGTCGCATTCAATGCGCTGACCAATTACTACAAGTGCCGTGACGGTCGCTGGCTGATCCTGACCATTCTCAATGAAGAAAAGCAGTGGCCGGAATTCATGAAATGCCTGGATCGCGGGGATCTGACCGAGGACCCGCGCTTCGCCAAGAAGGCGGACCGATTGACGCGATCTCACGAATTGATCGCCTTGCTCGACAAGGAATTCGCGAAATTCGATCGCCCGGAATTGCGAAAGCGCCTGACGGAAAGAGGGATCGTGTTCGACGTCGTGGCCACGCCGGAGGATATTCCGTCGGACCAGCAGCTCCTCGACAACGACATTCTTATACCCTTCGTCGACAGCGAAACCAGGACGATCAATAGCCCTATTGCCCTGCGTGGCGTGGACAAGGCGCAACCAAGGATGCCGCCTTCGGTAGGCCAGCACAGCGACGAGGTGCTGAAGGAGGCTGGATACGACGCGGCGGCGATCGCCCAGATGCGGGCTGCCGGTGCCATCGGCTGA
- a CDS encoding alpha/beta fold hydrolase: MNRVGEGEGGIAQRFQSEIEKAIQRNIKGLEYFASPAPAVGLTPKNVIYKRGTLNLYHYRPVTNDVYRVPLLLVMATTNKAYVFDLAPGQSLIEFLLRQGYDVYVIDWDPPRPEEKRLRLEDYVLDFIPDCIKRVQSRSQTEDVTLIGYCMGGVLSVIYASLHPNGPIKNLACFTTPINWEPMKLVQNWTDRRYFDVDRLVDTLGIIPSDVVAAGFDMQRPTQKIAGTLRLWDNMWNDQFVKSYRMFDRWGSDTLPLAGEYFRQVTKELLWENRLVKGTLELRGQRVDLSAIKVPLLHVVAEHDHIVPYDCAKELMFKVGSEDKEEVILKGGHVSLVAGPNAVKRMWPKLDQWLGERST, encoded by the coding sequence ATGAATCGTGTCGGCGAGGGAGAAGGGGGGATTGCTCAACGTTTCCAGAGCGAGATCGAGAAGGCGATCCAGCGAAACATCAAAGGCCTTGAATATTTCGCCTCTCCGGCGCCGGCTGTCGGTCTCACGCCCAAGAATGTCATTTACAAGCGCGGAACGTTGAATCTCTATCACTACCGTCCGGTGACGAACGACGTCTATCGGGTGCCGCTCTTGCTCGTTATGGCAACCACCAACAAAGCGTACGTATTTGACCTTGCGCCGGGACAGAGTTTAATCGAGTTCCTGCTTCGGCAGGGGTACGATGTCTATGTGATCGACTGGGATCCTCCTCGGCCGGAAGAGAAGCGATTGAGGCTCGAAGACTACGTTCTGGATTTCATTCCAGACTGCATTAAGCGTGTCCAGAGCCGCTCGCAAACCGAAGACGTCACGCTGATCGGCTATTGCATGGGCGGCGTTTTGTCGGTGATCTATGCTTCCCTGCACCCCAATGGCCCCATCAAGAATCTGGCCTGCTTTACGACTCCCATCAACTGGGAGCCGATGAAACTTGTTCAAAACTGGACGGATCGCCGATATTTCGACGTCGATCGTCTGGTGGATACCCTCGGAATTATTCCATCCGACGTCGTAGCTGCCGGATTCGACATGCAGCGACCCACCCAGAAGATCGCGGGGACGCTGCGGCTGTGGGACAACATGTGGAACGATCAATTCGTCAAATCCTACCGCATGTTCGATCGATGGGGTAGCGACACCCTTCCCCTTGCCGGCGAATACTTCAGGCAAGTGACAAAGGAACTGCTCTGGGAGAACCGGCTGGTGAAAGGCACTCTCGAGCTCCGGGGGCAACGGGTCGACCTGAGCGCGATCAAGGTCCCTCTGCTGCATGTCGTTGCAGAGCATGATCATATTGTTCCCTATGACTGTGCCAAGGAACTGATGTTCAAGGTCGGATCGGAAGACAAGGAAGAGGTTATTTTAAAGGGCGGGCACGTGAGCCTGGTCGCTGGACCGAACGCAGTCAAGAGGATGTGGCCTAAACTCGATCAATGGCTGGGAGAGCGTTCAACATGA